A window of Nomascus leucogenys isolate Asia chromosome X, Asia_NLE_v1, whole genome shotgun sequence contains these coding sequences:
- the LOC100591258 gene encoding LOW QUALITY PROTEIN: mpv17-like protein 2 (The sequence of the model RefSeq protein was modified relative to this genomic sequence to represent the inferred CDS: deleted 2 bases in 2 codons; substituted 3 bases at 3 genomic stop codons), which yields MGIMPDLYFCRDPEKIENEEQAAAEKAVTKEELQNNNKCYWHWLHGLWTMGQSLFQGCVLLVINTLGCGVLMVARDSVXQSWEVYTQPDQMFHRWHSVSMLAVGGSVDPFPHYWYLWLDCLLPVSGLCGLLNALRKVLMIDQLVASPMLSIXHVLGLGCLEGQTLGESCQELQDKFWEFYKADWCMWPAARWRTFLCAPPSSQFXVTYISGLTLGWDTYLSYLKYQFL from the exons ATGGGAATTATGCCTGATCTCTATTTCTGCAGAGATCCTGAAAAGATTGAAAACGAAGAGCAGGCTGCTGCAGAAAAGGCTGTGACCAAGGAGGAGCTTCAGA ACAACAACAAATGTTACTGGCACTGGCTGCATGGCCTGTGGACTATGGGGCAGTCCCTGTTCCAGGGCTGTGTGCTGCTGGTCATCAACACACTGGGCTGTGGTGTGCTTATGGTAGCCCGGGACAGTGTGTGACAGTCCTGGGAGGTCTACACCCAGCCTGACCAGATGTTCCACAGGTGGCACTCAGTGAGCATGCTTGCAGTGGGTGGCAGCGTGGATCCTTTCCCACACTACTGGTACCTCTGGCTGGACTGCCTACTCCCTGTGTCTGGCCTCTGTGGCCTCCTAAATGCCCTCAGGAAGGTCCTCATG ATCGATCAGCTGGTAGCCTCTCCCATGCTGAGCATATGACACGTCTTGGGCCTTGGCTGCCTGGAAGGCCAGACGCTGGGAGAGAGCTGCCAGGAGCTGCAGGACAAGTTCTGGGAATTCTACAAGGCTGACTGGTGCATGTGGCCGGCTGCACGCTGGCGAACTTTC CTTTGTGCACCCCCCTCCTCCCAGTTCTGAGTCACCTACATCAGTGGCCTGACATTGGGCTGGGACACATATCTGTCCTACCTGAAGTACCAGTTCCTCTAA